One Branchiostoma floridae strain S238N-H82 chromosome 15, Bfl_VNyyK, whole genome shotgun sequence DNA window includes the following coding sequences:
- the LOC118432579 gene encoding thrombin inhibitor rhodniin-like, with the protein MKTAVVALFVCLVAAASLGPAVEGRRWRGGLVDRLRDCPRFCPAVYSPVCGSNGQIYSNLCHLNIAKCLTGDSSLTEASFSLCDPDHDFLLRDI; encoded by the exons ATGAAGACTGCCGTGGTTGCTTTGTTCGTTTGTCTGGTGGCTGCTG CTTCCCTCGGTCCGGCTGTGGAGGGGCGCAGGTGGCGAGGAGGACTGGTCGACAGGCTGCGGGACTGTCCGAGGTTCTGCCCGGCCGTGTACTCACCTGTCTGCGGCAGCAATGGCCAGATCTACAGTAACCTGTGTCACCTCAACATCGCCAAGTGCCTGACCGGAGA CTCTAGCCTTACCGAAGCTTCATTTTCCCTGTGTGATCCTGACCACGACTTCCTACTGCGAGACATATAA